The following coding sequences lie in one Carassius carassius chromosome 1, fCarCar2.1, whole genome shotgun sequence genomic window:
- the LOC132142264 gene encoding zinc finger protein 271-like produces MVVNKKIKLCIYRHSQLLTIYQINHFTFISGFIEEKEENEESSEVEKNCVKTGEKPCSCSQTKQKDLKKKILKKSFTCTQCEKSFTRKSNLKCHMNIHTGEKQHACDQCGKMFLLASLLKKHLKVHAKEKPHPCNLCGKSFLRLQSLKVHQKIHTDVREYVCFQCEKTFSSESSLKLHERIHTGEKLHKCSHCDKRFNRSANLKTHERIHTGEKPYKCSHCDERFSRLAYLKKHERIHTGEKPYKCSHCDERFSQSVDLKKHKRIHTGEKLYKCSHCDKRFSVSSSLKKHERIHTGEKPYKCSHCDKRFSRLTNLKTHERIHTGEKPYKCSHCVKKFSLLRHLKTHERIHTGEKPYKCSHCVKRFSRSANLKTHERIHTGEKPYKCSHCVKRFSSSSTLKTHKRIHTGEKPCKCSQCDKRFSLLSSLKTHERIHTGEKPYKCSQCDKRFSNSSSLKRHEVIHTGEKPYKCSHCDKRFSDLSSLKKHERLHTGEKPYKCSHCDKRFIQSVDMKKHERIHSGEKPYKCSHCDKKFSDLSGLKKHERIYTGEKAHHCSAHGKRSI; encoded by the exons ATGGTGGTAAA caaaaaaataaaattgtgtatttACAGACACTCTCAGCTTTTAACAATATACCAAATAaatcattttacttttatttcagggttcattgaagaaaaagaggaaaatgaaGAATCAAGTGAAGTTGAGAAAAATTGTGTCAAAACTGGTGAAAAACCTTGCAGTTGCTCTCAAACCAAacagaaagatttaaagaaaaaaatacttaagaaatctttcacctgcactcagtgtgaaaagagtttCACACGTAAATCAAATCTCAAGTgtcacatgaacatccacactggagagaagcagcacgcatgtgatcagtgtggtaaaatgtttttattggctTCACTTCTGAAGAAACACTTAAAAGTTCATGCAAAGGAGAAACCACATCCATGTAATTTGTGTGGTAAGAGTTTTTTGCGTCTTCAAAGTTTGAAAGTacatcagaaaatacatactgATGTGAGAGAGTACGTGTGCTTTcagtgtgaaaagacttttagtTCAGAGAGCAGTTTAAAActgcatgagaggattcacactggagagaaacttcataagtgttcacactgtgacaagagattcaatcgttcagcaaatctgaaaacacatgagaggatccacactggagagaaaccttacaagtgttcacactgtgacgagaGATTCAGTCGTTTGGCATatctgaaaaaacatgagaggatccacactggagagaaaccttataagtgttcacactgtgatgagagattcagtcagtcagtagATCTGAAAAAACAtaagaggatccacactggagagaaactttataagtgttcacactgtgacaagagattcagtgtgtcatcgagtctgaaaaaacatgagaggatccacactggagagaaaccttacaagtgttcacactgtgacaagagattcagtcggttaacaaatctgaaaacacatgagaggattcacactggagagaaaccttacaagtgttcacactgtgtcaAGAAATTCAGTCTGTTAAGACACCTGAAAActcatgagaggattcacactggagagaaaccttataagtgttcacactgtgtcaAGAGATTCAGTCGTTcagcaaatctgaaaacacatgagaggatccacactggagagaaaccttataagtgttcacactgtgtcaAGAGATTCAGTAGTTCATCAACTCTGAAAACACATAAGAGGatccatactggagagaaaccttgtAAGTGTTCAcaatgtgacaagagattcagtctgttatcaagtctgaaaacacatgagaggattcacactggagagaaaccttataagtgttcacaatgtgacaagagattcagtaattcatcaagtctgaaaagacatgaggtgatccacactggagagaaaccttacaagtgttcacactgtgacaagagattcagtgatttatcaagtctgaaaaaacatgagaggcttcacactggagaaaaaccttataagtgttcacactgtgacaagagattcattcAGTCAGTAGAtatgaaaaaacatgagaggattcacagtggagagaaaccttataagtgttcacactgtgacaagaaatTCAGTGATTTATCAGGTCTtaaaaaacatgagaggattTACACTGGAGAGAAAGCACATCACTGCAGTGCACATGGGAAGCGTTCCATTTAG